The genomic interval AATCCGTCCGTGACGCCCTCTTGCGCTTCGACGGAACGTCGCTACGATAGGTGACCGGTCACATATGTTACCGATAACCTATCAACCGGATGCCCATTCTCTGGTCATTCGGGCAGGTCACAGGGCGGCATTCGATCCTCCGGGCCTGCACCGCATCCGGAGCCCTTCCGCCGCTCACCCGCCGCTCACCCACCGCAGAGGTCGACGATGACACGCATTCCCACCGCTCCCACCGCTCCCGATGACCACGGCGTCACCGCCGGCTGGCGCCTGGGCGAGACTCCCTGGCAGCAGCTGCCCACCCCGGGTGGAGCGCGCTGCCGGGTGATCATCGACAACGACTTCTCGGGTGACCCGGACGACCTCTTCCAGCTCGTCCACCACCTGCTCTCGCCGAACACGGAGATCCGTGCTGTGATCGCCTCGCACCTTCGCGAGGGCGACCGCTTCGATCCCGGCCCCGACACTTCGGCCAATGCCCTGCGCATCGCCGGGGACGTCTTCGCCCGCATGGGCCTGGTCTCCACCGAGGTGCTGGTGGCGGGTGCCCCGCAGGCGCTCGATGACGCCGACTCCCCGTACCGGGGTGAGGCCGTCGACAGGATCATCGCCGAGGCCCTGCGCGAGGACACTGACCAGCCGCTCTACTACGTCGCCGGCGGCGGCCTCACCGACCTCGCCTCCGCGCTCCTGATCGAGCCCCGCATCGCCGAGCGGATGACCCTCATCTGGATCGGCGGCAACGAGCACGAAGGCATCGCCTACCCGCCGCCGGACGCCATGCCGATCGAGTACAACCTGCTCATCGACCCCCTCGCCGCACGCGTCGTCTTCAACGACACCCGGATCCCGATCTGGCAGGTCCCCCGGGACGTCTACCGCCAGTGCCTGGTGTCCGACGCCGAGCTGCGGATCCGCGTGGCCACCGCCGGCCCGCTGGGTCGCTATCTCTACGACGAGACGATGCTCGTGGTGCAGACGACGACCGACGCCGGCCGCGGCCCCGCCGAGACCTACGCCCTCGGCGATTCCCCGCTCGTGCTGCTCACCGCCCTCCAGTCGATCTTCGAGGCCGACAGCTCCT from Brachybacterium kimchii carries:
- a CDS encoding nucleoside hydrolase, giving the protein MTRIPTAPTAPDDHGVTAGWRLGETPWQQLPTPGGARCRVIIDNDFSGDPDDLFQLVHHLLSPNTEIRAVIASHLREGDRFDPGPDTSANALRIAGDVFARMGLVSTEVLVAGAPQALDDADSPYRGEAVDRIIAEALREDTDQPLYYVAGGGLTDLASALLIEPRIAERMTLIWIGGNEHEGIAYPPPDAMPIEYNLLIDPLAARVVFNDTRIPIWQVPRDVYRQCLVSDAELRIRVATAGPLGRYLYDETMLVVQTTTDAGRGPAETYALGDSPLVLLTALQSIFEADSSSSRHVVMPTPILEADGSYTPRPDSRPMRVFTQVDVRLMFEDLFLKLREFSDWQASA